A region of Pyxidicoccus parkwaysis DNA encodes the following proteins:
- a CDS encoding DUF819 family protein, translating into MGSPSPLIQDPMAVLAVLLAVLAGLYALQRHPWVERFFNVVPLLVFAYFVPTLLSNTGVIPTQSELYRFTRVYLLPASLVLLVLSVDLPAISRLGRNAVVVFLAGSVGIMLGGPLAYLALGWLVPAELGDQAWKGLAALSGSWIGGSANFVAIGQSVGALDSTLSMLVVVDVGVSNVWTAVLLSFAGRELAMDARIGADRTALERVREESEKIQAATARPASLADLLSMLAVAFGVTVACTALAKRLPDLGNVVTGFTWVVLLVTTVGVVLSFTPVRRLEGAGASRLGSLFLYLLVATIGAQAEFHRLWDAPALVAVGAVWMVIHAAVTMGARWWLKAPVFFAAVGSQANVGGTASASVVAAAFHPALAPVGVLLAVLGYVLGTYCGLVTALMLERVHHLIH; encoded by the coding sequence ATGGGCTCGCCGTCACCACTCATCCAGGACCCGATGGCGGTGCTCGCCGTGCTGCTGGCGGTGCTGGCGGGGCTGTATGCCTTGCAGCGCCACCCGTGGGTGGAGCGGTTCTTCAACGTCGTGCCGCTGCTGGTGTTCGCGTACTTCGTGCCGACGCTGCTGTCGAACACGGGCGTCATCCCCACGCAGTCGGAGCTGTACCGCTTCACGCGCGTGTACCTGCTGCCCGCGAGCCTGGTGCTGCTGGTGCTGTCGGTGGACCTGCCGGCCATCTCCCGGCTGGGGAGGAACGCGGTGGTCGTGTTCCTGGCGGGCTCGGTGGGCATCATGCTGGGCGGGCCGCTGGCGTACCTGGCGCTGGGGTGGCTGGTGCCGGCGGAGCTGGGGGACCAGGCCTGGAAGGGGCTGGCGGCGCTCAGTGGCTCCTGGATTGGGGGCAGCGCGAACTTCGTGGCCATTGGCCAGAGCGTGGGCGCGCTGGACAGCACGTTGAGCATGCTGGTGGTGGTGGACGTGGGGGTCTCCAACGTGTGGACGGCGGTGCTGCTGTCCTTCGCGGGGCGGGAGCTGGCGATGGACGCGCGCATCGGCGCGGACCGGACGGCGCTGGAGCGGGTGCGGGAGGAGTCCGAGAAGATTCAAGCGGCCACCGCGCGGCCCGCGAGCCTGGCCGACTTGCTGTCGATGCTGGCGGTGGCGTTCGGCGTGACGGTGGCGTGCACGGCGCTGGCGAAGCGCCTGCCGGACCTGGGCAATGTGGTGACGGGCTTCACGTGGGTGGTGCTGCTGGTGACGACGGTGGGGGTGGTGCTGTCCTTCACTCCGGTGCGCAGGCTGGAGGGCGCGGGCGCGAGCCGCCTGGGGTCGCTGTTCCTGTACCTGCTGGTGGCGACGATTGGAGCGCAGGCGGAGTTCCACCGGCTGTGGGACGCGCCCGCGCTGGTGGCGGTAGGGGCGGTGTGGATGGTCATCCACGCGGCGGTGACGATGGGCGCGCGGTGGTGGCTGAAGGCGCCGGTGTTCTTCGCGGCGGTGGGCTCGCAGGCGAACGTGGGCGGCACGGCCTCCGCGTCGGTGGTGGCAGCGGCCTTCCATCCCGCGCTCGCGCCAGTGGGCGTGCTGCTCGCGGTACTGGGGTACGTGCTGGGGACGTACTGCGGGCTGGTGACGGCGCTGATGTTGGAGCGCGTCCATCACCTCATTCACTGA
- a CDS encoding DUF2238 domain-containing protein: MRGTREEARFALLLAGVLAPILLLTLIFSPAGQLNWLLETGPGLVGVVVLAATFRRFPMSHWVCVCVFLHILVLTYGGYYTYALTPLGNWARPPARRGEVGGARPRHLSAGIESGATGPSRGAPLRAEARWPVGDFCPVRRSEAL, from the coding sequence GTGCGCGGCACGCGAGAGGAGGCGCGCTTTGCGCTCCTGCTCGCCGGGGTGCTGGCACCCATCCTGTTGCTCACCCTCATCTTCAGCCCGGCCGGCCAGCTCAACTGGCTGCTGGAGACGGGGCCGGGGCTGGTGGGCGTGGTCGTGCTGGCCGCCACCTTCCGCCGCTTCCCCATGTCGCACTGGGTCTGCGTCTGCGTCTTCCTGCACATCCTCGTGCTCACCTACGGCGGCTACTACACCTACGCGCTCACGCCGCTGGGCAACTGGGCGCGCCCACCTGCGCGGCGTGGCGAAGTGGGTGGCGCGCGCCCGCGGCACCTGAGCGCCGGAATCGAATCCGGCGCCACCGGTCCTTCCCGGGGAGCGCCTCTTCGCGCTGAGGCGCGATGGCCCGTGGGGGATTTCTGCCCCGTGCGGCGGTCCGAAGCGTTGTGA
- a CDS encoding DHA2 family efflux MFS transporter permease subunit, protein MSADRPEQNMSSGSGRWVLLAVGAGTFMSALDGSVVNAILPVLRAELRADVATIEWVVTVYLLTVSGLLLGFGRLGDTRGHKRVYVLGFGGFVVSSALCGLSPGVGALIAFRALQAVGAAMVLSNSAAILTGSFPPERRGRVLGLQAMMTYLGLILGPSLGGWLTQHLGWRSVFYMNLPVGLFAMGLSLRFVPRDAPTGLDEPFDWTGAGLFLTGMVALLLGLNQGHAWGWSSPGIVGLLAGATVVLGAFLALEWRLRAPMLDLSLFEDVTFRAASATALLNYICIYSLVFLLPFYLLQARGLNPARAGLLLTAQPAVMMVAAPLSGSLSDRIGSRWPAMVGMAVLSGGLLLLSRLGVSTPMSHVAVGLAVCGLGAGIFIAPNNSALLGAAPRHRQGIASGVLATSRYAGMALGVGLSGAIFTTMLAGHAEPDSAEALTRAVSRGFQVASALAALGVFAAAVRARRPNGAGR, encoded by the coding sequence GTGAGCGCTGACCGCCCTGAGCAGAACATGTCCAGCGGCTCGGGACGCTGGGTGCTGCTAGCGGTGGGCGCGGGCACGTTCATGTCCGCGCTGGACGGCAGCGTGGTGAACGCGATTCTTCCGGTGCTGCGCGCGGAGCTGCGCGCGGACGTGGCCACCATCGAGTGGGTGGTGACGGTGTACCTGCTGACGGTGAGCGGGCTGCTGCTCGGCTTCGGCCGGCTGGGAGACACTCGCGGACACAAGCGCGTGTACGTGCTGGGCTTCGGCGGTTTCGTGGTCAGCTCCGCGCTGTGCGGACTGTCCCCCGGAGTCGGGGCACTCATCGCCTTCCGCGCCCTCCAGGCCGTGGGCGCGGCGATGGTCCTCTCCAACTCAGCGGCCATCCTCACCGGCAGCTTCCCGCCCGAGCGGCGCGGGCGCGTGCTCGGCCTCCAGGCCATGATGACGTACCTGGGGCTCATCCTGGGGCCGTCGCTCGGCGGCTGGCTCACGCAGCACCTCGGGTGGCGCTCCGTCTTCTACATGAACCTGCCGGTAGGGCTGTTCGCGATGGGGCTGAGCCTGCGCTTCGTGCCGCGCGACGCGCCCACCGGCCTGGACGAGCCCTTCGACTGGACCGGCGCGGGGCTCTTCCTCACGGGCATGGTGGCGCTCCTGCTCGGGCTCAACCAGGGCCATGCGTGGGGCTGGAGCTCTCCGGGCATCGTGGGACTGCTCGCGGGCGCGACGGTGGTGCTGGGCGCGTTCCTCGCGCTGGAGTGGCGGCTGCGCGCGCCGATGCTCGATTTGAGCCTCTTCGAGGACGTCACCTTCCGCGCGGCCAGCGCGACGGCGCTGCTCAACTACATCTGCATCTACAGCCTCGTCTTCCTGCTGCCCTTCTACCTGCTGCAGGCCCGAGGGCTGAACCCGGCCCGGGCGGGGCTGCTGCTCACCGCCCAGCCGGCGGTGATGATGGTGGCCGCGCCGCTGAGCGGGTCGCTGTCGGACCGCATCGGCTCGCGCTGGCCGGCGATGGTGGGCATGGCGGTGCTCTCAGGCGGGCTCCTGCTGCTGTCCCGGCTGGGCGTCTCGACGCCGATGTCGCATGTGGCCGTGGGGCTCGCTGTGTGCGGGCTGGGCGCGGGCATCTTCATCGCGCCCAACAACAGCGCGCTGCTGGGCGCGGCCCCACGCCACCGGCAGGGCATCGCCTCCGGAGTGCTCGCCACGTCGCGCTACGCGGGAATGGCGCTCGGCGTGGGGCTCTCCGGCGCCATCTTCACCACCATGCTCGCCGGACACGCGGAGCCGGACTCGGCCGAGGCGCTCACCCGGGCGGTGAGCCGGGGCTTCCAGGTGGCCTCGGCCCTGGCCGCGCTCGGGGTGTTCGCGGCCGCGGTGCGAGCGAGGCGCCCGAACGGCGCGGGCCGCTGA
- a CDS encoding M20/M25/M40 family metallo-hydrolase: MRLLLLATVLFTLGPSHAASSRPAPKDEFRALLSELVAADTSNPPGNETAAARVAQRWLREAGIESELIEPSPGRGNLLARLKGNGKGKPVLVLAHLDTVPAVRDEWASDPWTLTEKAGLLYGRGVQDNKGMAAAAILALRRLKQEGGTRSRDIILYLGADEEAGSEQGLDWMLEHRPELKEAELALNEGGLTELAPDRGSVRFVALQAAERVSRNVTLKASGPGGHSSAPPVEAGPLVRVAAAVARVGALTFPAHLTPAARLHVQGRAPATPGELGEALRRIAASPDAPPEDAVATAARLEPALGAVLRTTCVPTVFKAGTKSNVIPATAEATINCRLLPDADPRAVRERIVAAVNDPGVQVEMDVSPPDSPMSPVGDTAMFRAVQAAAAKVWPKAPVLPRMSTGTTESAALRRAGIHAYGIDLFALTPDDARTAHAPNERVPVASLQPGAEFVYRTLQALTR; this comes from the coding sequence ATGCGCCTCCTGCTCCTGGCCACCGTCCTGTTCACGCTGGGTCCAAGCCACGCCGCGTCATCCCGTCCCGCGCCGAAGGACGAGTTTCGCGCCCTGCTCTCGGAGCTGGTGGCCGCGGACACCTCGAACCCTCCCGGCAACGAGACGGCGGCGGCCCGGGTGGCACAGCGCTGGCTGCGCGAGGCAGGCATCGAGTCGGAGCTCATCGAGCCCTCGCCCGGACGCGGCAACCTGCTGGCGCGCCTGAAGGGGAACGGAAAGGGGAAGCCGGTGCTGGTGCTGGCGCACCTGGACACCGTGCCCGCCGTGCGCGACGAGTGGGCCAGCGACCCTTGGACGCTCACGGAGAAGGCCGGCCTGCTGTACGGGCGCGGCGTGCAGGACAACAAGGGCATGGCGGCGGCGGCCATCCTCGCGCTGCGCCGGCTGAAGCAGGAGGGCGGCACGCGCTCGCGCGACATCATCCTCTACCTGGGCGCGGACGAGGAGGCGGGCTCCGAGCAGGGACTGGACTGGATGCTGGAGCACCGCCCGGAGCTGAAGGAGGCGGAGCTCGCGCTCAATGAAGGCGGCCTCACGGAGCTGGCTCCGGACCGCGGGTCCGTCCGCTTCGTGGCGCTCCAGGCCGCGGAGCGCGTGTCCCGCAACGTGACGCTCAAGGCCAGCGGGCCCGGAGGCCACTCCTCCGCGCCGCCCGTGGAGGCGGGCCCCCTGGTGCGCGTGGCCGCGGCCGTGGCGCGAGTGGGGGCCCTCACCTTCCCCGCCCACCTGACGCCCGCCGCCAGGCTCCATGTGCAGGGTCGCGCGCCGGCCACGCCGGGAGAGCTGGGCGAGGCGCTGCGCCGCATCGCCGCGTCACCGGACGCGCCGCCCGAGGACGCCGTTGCCACGGCAGCGCGGCTGGAGCCCGCGTTGGGCGCGGTGCTGCGCACCACCTGCGTGCCCACAGTGTTCAAGGCGGGCACGAAGTCCAACGTCATCCCCGCCACGGCGGAAGCCACCATCAACTGCCGCCTGCTGCCAGACGCGGACCCCAGGGCCGTGCGCGAGCGCATCGTCGCCGCCGTGAATGACCCCGGCGTCCAGGTGGAGATGGACGTGTCGCCGCCGGACTCGCCCATGTCCCCCGTGGGGGACACCGCCATGTTCCGCGCGGTGCAGGCCGCCGCCGCGAAGGTGTGGCCGAAGGCGCCAGTGCTGCCGCGCATGTCCACCGGCACCACCGAGTCCGCCGCCCTGCGCCGCGCGGGCATCCACGCCTATGGCATCGACCTGTTCGCCCTCACCCCGGACGACGCTCGCACCGCGCACGCCCCCAACGAGCGCGTCCCCGTGGCGTCGCTCCAGCCCGGCGCGGAGTTCGTCTACCGGACCCTCCAGGCCCTGACGCGCTGA
- a CDS encoding alpha/beta hydrolase: MAEKISPNVEPETRRFLEQANAAGGKPLWELSPRDARKVLIDLQSGEEVEKLPADIEDRTLPGGPENKGVSVRIVRPKGRTDALPVIMHFHGGGWVLGDKNTHDRLVRELAHGAQAAVVFVNYTPAPDAQYPTQIEEAYAATKWIAENGKSLNLDTSKFVVLGDSVGGNMAAAVTMMARDRGGPRIDYQLLFYPVTDANFDTGSYKEFATGHWLARDAMKWFWDNYLPDKAKRAEPYASPLRASNEQLKGLPPAHVMVGENDVLRDEVEAYAHKLAQAGVPVTATRYLGTIHDFVLLNPITDTPAPRGALRQAIDVLRKVFGREERAERRPPREGEAAAPVPH, translated from the coding sequence ATGGCCGAGAAGATTTCCCCCAACGTGGAGCCCGAGACGAGGCGCTTCCTCGAGCAGGCCAACGCCGCTGGCGGCAAGCCCCTCTGGGAGCTGTCTCCACGCGACGCGCGCAAGGTCCTCATCGACCTCCAGTCAGGGGAGGAGGTGGAGAAGCTGCCCGCGGACATCGAGGACCGCACCCTCCCCGGCGGGCCGGAGAACAAGGGCGTCTCGGTCCGCATCGTGCGGCCGAAGGGGCGCACGGATGCGCTCCCCGTCATCATGCACTTCCACGGCGGCGGCTGGGTGCTCGGCGACAAGAACACCCATGACCGGCTCGTCCGCGAGCTCGCCCATGGCGCGCAGGCGGCCGTCGTGTTCGTCAACTACACGCCCGCTCCGGACGCCCAGTACCCGACGCAAATCGAGGAGGCCTACGCGGCCACGAAGTGGATTGCCGAAAACGGCAAGTCCCTCAACCTCGACACCTCGAAGTTCGTGGTCCTGGGGGACAGCGTGGGCGGCAACATGGCCGCGGCCGTGACGATGATGGCCAGGGACCGCGGGGGCCCGCGCATCGACTACCAGCTCCTCTTCTACCCGGTGACGGACGCCAACTTCGACACGGGCTCCTACAAGGAGTTCGCGACGGGCCACTGGCTCGCCCGCGACGCAATGAAGTGGTTCTGGGACAACTACCTCCCCGACAAAGCAAAGAGGGCTGAGCCCTATGCCTCTCCGCTGCGCGCCTCGAACGAACAGCTGAAGGGCCTGCCTCCGGCGCACGTCATGGTCGGCGAGAACGACGTGCTTCGGGACGAGGTGGAAGCCTACGCGCACAAGCTCGCCCAGGCCGGCGTGCCGGTGACGGCCACCCGCTACCTCGGCACCATCCACGACTTCGTGTTGCTGAATCCCATCACAGACACCCCGGCTCCCCGCGGAGCCCTCCGCCAGGCCATCGACGTGCTGCGGAAGGTGTTCGGACGCGAGGAGCGCGCGGAGCGGAGACCCCCGCGGGAGGGTGAGGCCGCTGCACCCGTGCCCCACTAA
- a CDS encoding VOC family protein — MSSKVAPFLWFNDNAEEAAEFYLSVFPHARKVTELRSKGVGPWPEGKIATIVIELEGQEMTFMNGGPAHQLTPAFSFFVRCDSQQELDTYWDKLMAGGGKPMACGWLTDRFGLCWQVVPRNVEELLRHPKAMQAMMGMIKMDIAALEAAARER; from the coding sequence ATGTCCAGCAAGGTCGCACCGTTTCTCTGGTTCAACGACAACGCGGAAGAAGCCGCTGAGTTCTACCTGAGCGTCTTTCCGCATGCGCGCAAGGTCACGGAGCTGCGCTCGAAGGGCGTCGGGCCCTGGCCGGAAGGCAAGATTGCGACCATCGTCATCGAGCTCGAAGGCCAGGAGATGACGTTCATGAACGGCGGGCCCGCGCACCAGCTCACCCCGGCGTTCTCGTTCTTCGTGCGGTGCGATTCGCAGCAGGAGCTCGACACGTACTGGGACAAGCTGATGGCCGGTGGTGGAAAGCCCATGGCCTGTGGCTGGCTGACCGACCGCTTCGGCCTGTGCTGGCAGGTCGTGCCACGCAATGTCGAGGAGCTGCTGCGCCATCCCAAGGCCATGCAGGCCATGATGGGCATGATCAAGATGGACATCGCCGCGCTGGAAGCCGCCGCGCGTGAGCGCTGA